DNA from Leptotrichia trevisanii DSM 22070:
AATAATTATCATAAGTGTAGGCAAAATCGTAATAAAATCGATAACTCTCATAATTACGTTATCCACCCATTTTCCATAATATCCTGCAATCAAACCAAAAAATATCCCAATTCCTGATGTCAGAATCGTTATTGTAAAACCAATAATAATCGAGTTTCTAGCACCTAGTATCAACTGCCCCAATATTGAACGCCCTCCAGAGTCAGAGCCTAGCCAAAATCCCTCTTTCATAGGAATAGCATATTTATCCAGAAGACTTATTTTCATAATTTCCTCCTGATTTGCAAAAAGCGATCCAATAAAAATTATTCCAAAAAGTATGATAAGAATAATAAGCGAAGCAAGTGCCAGCTTATCTTTTAAAATCTCTCTTACAATAACACTAATTCCAGTCGGTTTGTCGCTTTTCTTAATTTCGTCAAAATTTTCTGCTTTTTCGTTATTTTCCTTTAAAATTTCGTTATTAGACATTTTTTCACCACCTACTCTATTCTAATTCTAGGATCAACAATGCTAAGAATAATGTCTGAAAGCAAACTTCCAAGCAATGTTAAAAATCCAAACAGCAGTATTAATGCTGTGACAACGCTGTAATCCCGTGTTATAATTGAATTTACAAACAGTCCTCCCATTCCAGGATAACTAAATATTTTTTCAATAAAAATTGAACCTCCCAGAAGCCCTGTTATCGAATAACCAAAAAACGCTGCAATCGGTAAAATCGAATTTCTGAAAATATGTCTTGAATAAACTTTATTTTCTGGCACTCCCTTACTTTTCGCCGTTTTTACATAATCCAAATTCTTAGCGTCAATTACTTCATTTCTCAAATACTGCACAATCCAAGTTGTTCCTAGCAATGCATATGTAATTGCAGGCAATATAATGTGATAAATCCTGTCCAAAATATGTCCCAAAGTACCAGTATTAAGTCCAGCCGTCACCGATCCAGTTGTTGGAAACCATCCAAGCGTATATCCAAAAAACCAAATCATTATAAGCGAAAGCACAAAAGTCGGAATCGCATAGCTCACATAATTATAAAATGTAACAAATTTGTCAAGAAATGAGTTCTGATAACGTCCAGCAAGCATTCCAAGCGGTATTGCAATACAATATGTCAAAATAAGGCTAAGTAGCGATAAAATAAAAGTATTTACTGCACGTTCCCCAATAAGCGTCTTTACAGGAACATTATAAGTGTAGCTCATCCCCAAATTTCCAGAAACGGCATTTTTTAGCCATCTTACATACTGAATATGCCAAGGATCCAGCAATCCTGCCTTTCTTCGCAATTCTTCAAGTGCCGCAGGATCAGTCTGTGGTGTAATCAGCCCAGTAAACGGATCTCCCGGCATAAGTTTTGCCAGAACAAAGATTAATAGGCTAAGTATAAATAGTTGCGGTATCATAACCAGAATTCTTCGTAAAACTGTTTTCCACATTGATTATTTTCCCCCTTTTCCGTTATTTTTCACTATTTCATCTTTAAAAGCAACAAAATGGGTATCCGTCAATTTTTTCAAATCAAAGACACGCCCATTTTCATCATAATATTTTTTTTCATTTTTCAAATATTCCTTTTCAATTTCTAATCGTCTTTTCTTATTTTCCAGCCTTTTTTCAGGATGTACTTCTGGAATTGCGGCAATTAGCCGTTTTGTATAAAAATGTTCAGGATTTTTATAAATATCATTCTTTGTCCCAGTTTCCACAAACCTTCCACGATACATTATAAACATATAATCGCACATATGCTTTACAACTCCCAAATCGTGGGAAATAAAAAGATAACTTAGCCCAAACTGCTCCTGAATATCCTTCATATAATTCAAAACTTGTGCCTGAACCGATAAATCAAGTGCTGACACAGGCTCATCTGCAATAATTAGCTTAGGCTTTGTCGCAACAGCCCGTGCAATTCCCAGCCTCTGCCTCTGCCCGCCAGAAAATTCATGCGGATATTTGTAAATATCTTCCCTATTCATTCCTACAATTTCCAGCAATTCCGATACTTTCCTCTTTTCTTCATCTGACGTCAAATTCTCAAAATTTCTCAAAGGCTCAGAAATCAAGTCAATCACTCTTTTCTTAGGGTTTAAACTAGACAACGAATCTTGAAAAATCATCTGAACATTCCTATTATACTCACTTCTTCTATTCCGAAACTTACCATCAATTTCCTTACCTTCATAAATAATCTTTCCACTTTTTATCTTCTCCAGCCCAATTATAGCCTTCCCAATCGTAGACTTCCCAGACCCTGACTCCCCCACGAGCCCGTAAGTCTTCCCTTCTTCAATAGTAAAACTGACACCATCCACAGCATAAACGTAATCAATTATCTTATTGAAAAAGCCCCCACGAATAGGATAATGAACCTTCAAGTCTTTCACTTCAATAAAACTCATATTTCTATTTTTCCTTTCCAATATTCAATGTTTTTAAGTTCTTATTTCCAATTAATAATTATAATTATTTTCTATTTATACTTTCTGTTTTAACGTAAGGGCATCAAACGCCATGCCCTTACAACCCCGCTTTACACAAAACTTTCTTATAAAGAAAAAATAAAACTCGATTTTGAATTAAGATTATTTCAACATTAATAACTGTATATAATTTAAAATTTAATCCAAAATCTCAAACAGTTATTTTTTCTTTAACGAAATTTTGCTTAATTTTTATTTTAGTTAGATTATTCGCATCAATTAAACTAAAAATTATCCTGATTTTTTGGAAATAAAATTGATTAAACATATTTATATGTTTCTTTCGTCGTAACTTCTATAATAAATCCGTTTGTAGAATTAAATTCACTTTATATTCGCGAAAGTGAGCGAAGTTTTACACAGCAATTTTCGATTTTGCTTTCAAAAAATGCTTAGACAAGCCGGGATTGTAAAAAGGGACGAATTATCCCCCTTACTTATAAAAAAAGAAAATACAGAAAAAATATTTATTAACAAAAAATTTATTATATTAAAATTTTAAAAATAAGTTAACTCTATGATTTATTTTTCAAAATGAAAATTTTTCCAGCAAGTACATCTTACAAAATGCTCTTTTTCCACTTCATGCAATGTTGGATTTTTTTCGTGTTCACTTTCCTTTATCCATGGAATTCTTTGAGAAAAACGGCATCCTGTTCTAGTTAATTTAGTTAATGACGGAACAATTCCCTGAATTACGTGTAATTTTTCAGTTTCTGTATCAAGTTGCGGAATTGAGTTTAGTAAGGATCTT
Protein-coding regions in this window:
- a CDS encoding ABC transporter permease, whose translation is MSNNEILKENNEKAENFDEIKKSDKPTGISVIVREILKDKLALASLIILIILFGIIFIGSLFANQEEIMKISLLDKYAIPMKEGFWLGSDSGGRSILGQLILGARNSIIIGFTITILTSGIGIFFGLIAGYYGKWVDNVIMRVIDFITILPTLMIIIVFVTIVPKYTIATFVLIMSAFYWVGAARLIRSKALAESQKDYILASKTMGTKDFTIIFREILPNLSSIIIVELTLGFAGNIGIETGLSFLGFGLPLSTPSLGTLVGYAADPEVLSTKLWIWLPASILILIMMLCINYIGQALNRAADAKQRRG
- the opp4B gene encoding oligopeptide ABC transporter permease, translating into MWKTVLRRILVMIPQLFILSLLIFVLAKLMPGDPFTGLITPQTDPAALEELRRKAGLLDPWHIQYVRWLKNAVSGNLGMSYTYNVPVKTLIGERAVNTFILSLLSLILTYCIAIPLGMLAGRYQNSFLDKFVTFYNYVSYAIPTFVLSLIMIWFFGYTLGWFPTTGSVTAGLNTGTLGHILDRIYHIILPAITYALLGTTWIVQYLRNEVIDAKNLDYVKTAKSKGVPENKVYSRHIFRNSILPIAAFFGYSITGLLGGSIFIEKIFSYPGMGGLFVNSIITRDYSVVTALILLFGFLTLLGSLLSDIILSIVDPRIRIE
- a CDS encoding ATP-binding cassette domain-containing protein produces the protein MSFIEVKDLKVHYPIRGGFFNKIIDYVYAVDGVSFTIEEGKTYGLVGESGSGKSTIGKAIIGLEKIKSGKIIYEGKEIDGKFRNRRSEYNRNVQMIFQDSLSSLNPKKRVIDLISEPLRNFENLTSDEEKRKVSELLEIVGMNREDIYKYPHEFSGGQRQRLGIARAVATKPKLIIADEPVSALDLSVQAQVLNYMKDIQEQFGLSYLFISHDLGVVKHMCDYMFIMYRGRFVETGTKNDIYKNPEHFYTKRLIAAIPEVHPEKRLENKKRRLEIEKEYLKNEKKYYDENGRVFDLKKLTDTHFVAFKDEIVKNNGKGGK